One Pseudochaenichthys georgianus chromosome 7, fPseGeo1.2, whole genome shotgun sequence DNA segment encodes these proteins:
- the spen gene encoding msx2-interacting protein isoform X1 produces MVRETRHLWVGNLPENVREEKIIEHFKRYGRVESVKVLPKRGSEGGVAAFVDFVDIKSAQKAHNAINKMGDRDLRTDYNEPGTIPSAARGLDDSLSLGSRSRDVSGFTRAAGGAVYGPPTSLHSRDGRYERRLDGTTESRDRAYDHSAYGHHERPGSSFERQRHYETDYYREARERTLSTAGSVSGTSSGSCTSVSPGVSGTIVSTVAANTGTVGSAVATTGGSGGSTSSVVGFYRAHSGSPCRFETPEPRYESRARETFTLASVVHRDLYREERGRHGERSYRHSRSRSPHSTHSRNPSPQRLASQATRPARSHSGSGSHSRSSSSDSVSSTSSSTSGSDSSSSSSDESPARSVQSAAVPAPSALPLSSLDKDEPRKSFGIKVQNLPVRSTDTSLKDGLFHEFKKHGKVTSVQIHGASEERYGLVFFRQQEDQEKALGASKGKLFFGMQIEVTAWNGPETESENEFRPLDERIDEFHPKATRTLFIGNLEKTTSYHDLLNIFQRFGEIVDIDIKKVNGAPQYAFLQYCDIASVCKAIKKMDGEYLGNNRLKLGFGKSMPTTCVWLDGLASNTTEQFLTRHFCRYGHVVKVVFDRMKGMALILYNNIEYAQAAVKDTKGWKIGGSKIKVDFANQESQMAFYRSMQASGQDIRDFYDLITERRDDRRTQYEFQAERPHYENVRTPGTFTEDSRRKYPARSREFFTEWDPYQGDYFDPQYFEDPREYREYRADPYEQDIRKYSYLQRERERERERFETDRGRDHGRRTVERSQSPSHIASRRPASPAASPSLSERIPSDSDRHICCRSSERSGSCSSISPPRFEKLEKARIEKYTKTDKLDKDRVFEVERGNLLEKEKRAGRKDRGDKDKSDKQRLKKLKVASPSIQASETEPELEQDVGPESVLRSKNCKIPKEGSSKGRLDLLPCVVQLTRVKEKEGKLIGQSVQEKQIQRGGSDSPRLASPSADQRSPPFRLEPSKNDASKHGKVPRDKHMQSLIEVIDKDAKIKSKKHGKSEMGFDSGISVDIDRLAARKRRFEDSGKTDRQKRTIEEDLVRPGLHKLWSNAKETDFDKTLLIKGMHKKEHHMEKCVRMVSVSSPIDGQDFESSSVGFSLEQHSRLGEVPEDSTDQSDSPYLKMDLEGSKSENSPSLTKMSDYVSIDLDELKEQHKHILSENKQGRGMCRDSDDGDEHFVHIDQNVCTKQIEQSRWHHPKLVDPDKLVKFKNSASKDTHDLENDYIMYDVTKPIQDMANDDFSSSSKRKKLENFDFEIVTAKRDRNFSSTQKLNEEIYQSITSSIEHGHFSANEEEETAQISLSVIKKDRKSSPTTDDKYSHAESLKNSLGLTATHFQSSDIDVPKLKTTLLGCDEELMQCWERRIKSDSLRMEMTFPSDIAKRETIHKRIGQDLEPGEVQSDSDDDVETRHMSPKSNNSLSYILRERDERMTDLKLSGSLEKNKFYSFALDKTITPDTKALLERAKTLYSSREDNWSFLPSRFPTSHSCSDKDKVELAPRPIPSWYMKKKKIRTDSVEKLHDKKEELKPQDQERQDLFASRFLHSSIFEQDSRRLQHLERKDHDVLSGVLKPLAKPGATEAQPETGVVDMPQEPIVLFQSRFLELQQQRDKDHPLPDIENILTVEIERDEVHKCDNVLSDKESEPVLKVNDTSLSPTLTLLTPPFVPSPKEMSSTEKKEILTPPSDQPLSFVKEEKVEPVVELSPAHSFFMEDLKPVSPKLTITPPLLPLGPEDEMETKVELIEPKAKIGDSLVVEHAPFVEVKPPTPAASLKGFEKETGECPFSDYPKIEDKSKIIKTEPDKLETNQETKPCEKSQKTETDSDACMPELEAKRKPLPNRRQPKNKRATPLSALRASQTSQIVATDKPATRKSERIDREKLKRASSPRAEVPKPSIESRVTSKSPIHASDSEQNLESSLIHGRTRRRNVKSVYATLHEEEQAVKEVLESSRSMRKRVADKEPIQQDVPIPTTTARRGRPPKKGIKRGEDVSPIKGEQQKMMEDDTEVKENSTNVEGWRSPRTQKVQQIQLTSLNKKGGKIDKQSGSTTVLDGQADLASRELNPKADSELFVKLSENSSSPLHIIENDPKDLVGNRSTDGDIEKEETSFSDRRQLPEKSVKIKTSRLKRNAKQVTEDKSHSLKNLEFRVSVDDVKGLLRSEDDEPESFEASTITETKIVVKQNEETTIKGFPIESKELDAQEQEDSLSEPELPDDPATLLARQMELEQAVENIAKLTVEQTPRPYKEPSSQQPTILPPVVVEPEVEVEEEKRANPASETELAAAIDSITAEEILADADSFAAPPPYNALIPTPESLTSTSSNEIMEPETHMVINSILAADSDEGPLTPSPKGLMAESKAADDTPFLETPKKTGRVKSKTPKKSRGRKAAANKKDTAEEVPQIEPSPVKLPESISEDPETINSKAATVTAGATAAASVVTAVATCRRDVKSAITVKTPKVAEQPEVEQPVPKESAFHSGKSNIPGSKKHPKVEELPTPTLAPARPQPMSQFSIPLLRPAKMPISPDWPPRIEESRIYVAPPCHVTVVTPSPPSSTAFGTPSTNPPLPPDTKASDIDPSSSTLRKILMEPKYVTASNSNSIPTTMVTSVLSEPSRMSENENPSEKVGSRQLHHEERPPLPPQPIHHKPFPLSESQQNCGDKIQHTVISPVTSVISRIPMPYDTEETPRISLSNRSIGISIPKQKFRSNPNENNRYHGMDIVEDGTRARSVVESTPYSASSSPGLRVNTSEGVVVLSYSSQNTEGPQRMRAKISQIPPASVGDVEFQQSVSKSSIKQDSLITPSQSPTPKVGTTHTAYGQTGVHLTGQAYNSQPVISSRKHESIVCDKSDAPYHTTTQGGVVKMYKQPVSSPQVLMYNQAVIQQQHGNRGMGSEPLPKKIDIGKAIQQSNLSPVMSPHHPSPSGSRMSPSPSIPTDRSALHQKQEPQSPRTAIQSPSHFVKACPPSTAPRGTSVVLGHGMPPMSTYHSSMHHPHSEQSSVIIQPHSVTQAMAHGARMNTPPMSAINYGRRGDSLSSSHQGQLQRSNTSQPNVIRDLVLQSHSTPQGSVSGGGGSSLNEEDNRHFNQALRRPSVPQLQSDVMMIHSDHRVLHPSMRMDQYRDMHHRLLMHQQLGEQTAVEARQSSDRTTPSSKISGHSKSPIVVKNIDISTKESLKPLEGKVIHPPPSESRIRGVHASSPVLVSPHPHGVQLMHPGATGSFPIYRDMRGFPSQFPGHPSSGHSLPNQGITSTQIPQEPEMSHRGKISQSYGGGSDSKPESSHLRHATSTDLSHISRISRDTVSPSYQSPMSSPMSLTHKPDLSVQKGPPAFLPTPPPVAPQSSSLYPRPDSKLENSGHRSVDMVQLMTKYPIVWQGMLALKNDQAAVQLHFVSGNTILAQRSLPPTEGGPFLRIVQRMRLEASQLESVARRMTNYHSWQVDNDYCLLLALPCGRDQEDVLGQTQALKSGFITYLQAKQAAGIINVPNPGSNQPAYVVQIFPPCEFSESHLSRLAPDLLNSISSISPHLMIVIASV; encoded by the exons GACAACTGAAAGTCGGGATCGGGCGTACGATCACAGTGCCTACGGACATCATGAGCGTCCTGGTAGCAGTTTTGAACGCCAGCGGCACTACGAAACAGATTATTATCGTGAGGCTAGAGAGAGGACTCTAAGCACAGCTGGGAGTGTGTCTGGTACCTCCAGCGGAAGCTGTACATCGGTGTCGCCCGGAGTCAGTGGAACTATCGTTAGCACTGTCGCTGCCAACACTGGAACAGTTGGATCAGCAGTGGCCACGACAGGGGGAAGTGGTGGATCTACGTCCAGCGTTGTGGGCTTCTACCGCGCCCACAGCGGGAGCCCATGCCGCTTCGAGACTCCAGAGCCTCGCTACGAGTCTCGTGCCAGGGAAACCTTTACTTTGGCCAGTGTGGTTCACAGGGACCTTTACAGGGAGGAAAGGGGTCGGCACGGGGAGCGGTCGTATCGCCACAGCCGAAGCCGGTCGCCACACTCAACACATTCGCGAAATCCCTCTCCTCAGAGACTGGCGAGTCAGGCTACCCGCCCTGCACGCTCCCACAGCGGGTCAGGCTCCCACAGCCGCTCCTCCAGCTCAGACTCAGTCAGCAGTACCAGCAGCAGCACGAGTGGCAG TGACTCAAGCAGTAGCTCAAGTGATGAGTCCCCAGCACGCTCAGTGCAGTCTGCTGCTGTTCCTGCACCCTCAGCACTTCCTTTATCCTCTCTTGACAAGGATGAACCACGTAAAAGCTTTGGCATCAAGGTCCAAAATCTTCCTGTGCGCTCTACAG ATACGAGCCTGAAGGATGGTTTGTTCCATGAGTTTAAGAAACATGGAAAGGTCACGTCTGTACAAATCCACGGAGCTTCAGAGGAACGCTACGGGCTTGTCTTTTTCCGCCAGCAAGAGGATCAAGAGAAAGCACTTGGAGCATCAAAGGGAAAGCTTTTTTTCGGCATGCAGATTGAAGTAACTGCATGGAATGGCCCTG AGACGGAAAGTGAGAACGAGTTTCGACCCTTGGATGAGAGGATAGATGAGTTTCATCCAAAAGCCACGCGAACATTATTCATTGGAAACCTGGAGAAGACCACCAGTTACCATGACCTGCTTAACATTTTTCAACGCTTTGGAGAAATAGTG GATATTGACATTAAGAAGGTGAATGGAGCCCCACAGTATGCCTTTCTACAATACTGTGACATTGCCAGTGTCTGTAAGGCCATAAAGAAGATGGATGGGGAGTACCTTGGTAACAATAGACTAAAG CTGGGCTTTGGAAAGAGTATGCCTACGACATGTGTTTGGTTGGATGGATTAGCGTCAAACACCACTGAGCAGTTTCTTACTCGGCATTTTTGCCGCTATGGACATGTTGTCAAG GTTGTATTTGACAGAATGAAAGGAATGGCCCTTATCCTGTATAACAACATTGAATATGCACAAGCCgctgtcaaagacacaaagggTTGGAAGATTGGAGGCAGTAAAATCAAG GTGGACTTCGCCAATCAGGAAAGTCAGATGGCTTTCTATCGTTCAATGCAAGCTTCTGGCCAGGATATTCGAGACTTTTATGACCTTATCACTGAAAGAAG GGATGATCGAAGAACTCAATATGAGTTTCAAGCAGAAAGACCACATTACGAAAATGTACGAACACCAGGAACATTTACTGAAGATTCACGTCGTAAATACCCTGCCAGAAGTCGTGAGTTTTTTACTGAATGGGATCCATATCAGGGAGATTACTTTGATCCACAATACTTTGAAGACCCCAGGGAATATCGAGAATACAGAGCTGATCCTTATGAGCAGGACATTCGCAAGTACAGCTATTTGCAACGGGAAcgtgaaagagagagagagcgctttGAAACAGATCGTGGAAGGGATCATGGAAGGAGGACTGTTGAGCGTAGCCAAAGCCCATCTCACATTGCCTCTCGCCGTCCTGCCAGCCCTGCTGCATCTCCTTCGCTCTCCGAGAGGATACCAAGTGATTCAGATCGCCATATTTGCTGCCGATCTTCTGAAAGAAGTGGTAGCTGCAGTTCAATCTCCCCACCTAGGTTTGAAAAACTTGAAAAGGCACGCATTGAAAAGTATACTAAAACTGACAAACTTGATAAAGATCGAGTCTTTGAAGTTGAAAGAGGAAATTTGTTAGAAAAGGAGAAGCGGGCTGGACGTAAAGATCGTGGGGACAAGGACAAAAGTGACAAACAGAGGCTTAAAAAGCTAAAAGTTGCATCACCTAGTATCCAAGCATCTGAGACCGAACCTGAACTTGAACAAGATGTTGGCCCTGAGTCCGTTCTTCGAAGTAAAAACTGTAAAATCCCAAAAGAAGGCTCAAGCAAAGGAAGGTTAGACCTTCTTCCTTGTGTTGTGCAACTTACACGTgttaaagaaaaagaaggaaaGTTGATTGGCCAATCTGTCCaagaaaaacaaatacagaGGGGTGGTAGTGACAGTCCCAGGTTGGCATCACCTTCAGCTGACCAGAGAAGTCCTCCATTCCGTTTGGAACCATCAAAAAATGATGCCTCGAAGCATGGAAAGGTCCCCAGAGACAAACATATGCAGAGTTTAATAGAGGTTATTGACAAGGATGCTAAAATCAAATCCAAAAAACATGGAAAATCTGAAATGGGATTTGACAGTGGTATTTCTGTGGATATTGATCGTTTGGCTGCAAGGAAAAGGCGGTTTGAGGACTCTGGGAAAACTGATAGACAGAAGAGAACTATTGAGGAAGATCTTGTTAGACCTGGACTTCATAAACTATGGAGCAATGCTAAGGAGACAGATTTTGATAAGACTCTTTTGATAAAAGGGATGCATAAAAAGGAGCACCACATGGAAAAATGTGTCCGGATGGTTTCAGTTAGCAGTCCTATAGATGGACAAGACTTTGAAAGCAGCTCTGTAGGCTTTTCTCTGGAGCAGCACTCTCGACTAGGGGAGGTGCCTGAAGATTCTACAGATCAGTCAGACTCTCCCTACCTTAAAATGGATTTAGAGGGATCTAAAAGTGAAAACAGCCCCAGTCTCACAAAGATGTCAGATTATGTCAGTATTGATTTGGATGAACTAAaagaacaacacaaacacattttgTCTGAAAACAAACAAGGAAGAGGGATGTGCAGAGACTCAGATGACGGAGATGAACACTTTGTCCACATTGATCAGAATGTTTGCACAAAACAAATTGAACAAAGTCGATGGCACCATCCCAAACTTGTCGACCCTGATAAGTTAGTCAAGTTTAAAAACTCAGCAAGTAAAGACACTCATGACTTGGAAAATGATTATATTATGTATGATGTTACAAAACCAATTCAGGATATGGCAAATGATGACTTCTCTTCCAGTAGTAAAAGGAAAAAATTAGAGAATTTTGACTTTGAAATAGTCACTGCAAAAAGAGACCGCAACTTTTCAAGTACCCAAAAGCTGAATGAGGAGATTTATCAGAGTATCACTTCATCAATAGAACATGGTCACTTTTCTGCAAACGAGGAAGAGGAAACTGCCCAAATTTCTTTGTCGGTTATAAAGAAAGATAGAAAATCTTCTCCAACAACAGATGACAAATATTCACATGCAGAGTCATTAAAAAACAGTCTGGGCCTGACAGCCACACATTTTCAGTCTTCTGACATTGATGTCCCGAAGCTTAAGACAACCTTGCTTGGCTGTGACGAGGAGTTAATGCAATGTTGGGAAAGACGAATAAAGTCTGATTCACTGAGAATGGAAATGACTTTTCCCAGTGATATTGCAAAACGTGAAACCATCCACAAACGCATTGGACAAGATTTAGAACCGGGAGAAGTGCAGTCTGATTCAGATGATGATGTAGAAACCAGACACATGTCTCCCAAGTCCAACAATTCCTTGTCTTATATCCTCAGGGAACGCGATGAGAGGATGACAGATCTGAAGCTTTCAGGGTCATTGGAAAAGAACAAGTTTTATTCATTTGCATTAGATAAAACTATAACTCCTGATACTAAAGCACTTCTTGAAAGAGCCAAGACACTGTATTCCTCCAGAGAAGATAATTGGTCCTTTCTCCCCTCACGCTTTCCAACCTCCCACAGCTGTTCAGATAAGGACAAGGTAGAGCTTGCACCCAGACCCATTCCTTCTTGGTatatgaaaaagaaaaagattcGTACTGACTCCGTTGAAAAGCTGCATGATAAAAAAGAGGAACTCAAGCCACAGGACCAAGAGCGACAGGACCTGTTCGCTTCTCGCTTCCTGCACAGCTCAATCTTTGAACAGGATTCCCGTCGTTTACAGCATCTTGAACGTAAAGACCACGATGTATTGTCTGGAGTTCTCAAGCCTTTGGCAAAGCCAGGTGCTACTGAGGCACAGCCTGAAACCGGAGTAGTTGACATGCCACAAGAGCCCATAGTGCTTTTCCAAAGTCGTTTTTTGGAGCTTCAACAACAAAGAGACAAGGACCATCCACTCCCTGACATTGAGAATATCTTAACAGTGGAGATTGAAAGAGATGAAGTGCATAAGTGTGATAATGTTCTGTCTGATAAGGAATCTGAGCCAGTACTGAAGGTAAATGATACATCACTCAGCCCTACATTAACCTTGTTAACAccaccttttgttccttcaccAAAAGAAATGTCTTCAacagaaaagaaagaaatattAACTCCACCCTCAGATCAACCTTTGTCATTTGTCAAAGAAGAAAAAGTAGAGCCAGTTGTTGAGTTATCTCCAGCTCATTCTTTTTTTATGGAAGACTTGAAACCAGTTTCTCCTAAGCTAACAATCACCCCTCCACTTCTCCCTTTGGGGCCGGAAGATGAAATGGAAACAAAGGTAGAGTTAATTGAACCCAAAGCAAAAATTGGAGATAGTTTGGTGGTGGAACATGCTCCTTTTGTGGAAGTAAAGCCTCCCACTCCTGCTGCTTCACTAAAAGGTTTTGAGAAAGAGACTGGAGAGTGCCCTTTTTCTGACTATCCAAAGATTGAAGACAAATCTAAGATTATTAAAACAGAACCAGACAAACTGGAAACAAATCAGGAAACAAAACCATGTGAAAAATCTCAGAAAACTGAGACAGATAGTGACGCATGTATGCCAGAGCTTGAGGCTAAAAGAAAGCCATTACCAAACCGCAGACAGCCCAAAAATAAAAGGGCAACACCACTGTCAGCATTACGTGCTTCACAAACATCCCAAATTGTTGCCACAGATAAGCCTGCAACACGAAAGAGTGAACGGATTGACAGAGAGAAACTCAAAAGGGCCTCATCTCCTAGGGCAGAAGTACCAAAACCATCAATTGAGTCCAGAGTCACatccaagtcaccaattcatGCATCAGATTCTGAGCAAAACCTTGAGTCAAGTCTGATCCATGGCAGAACACGTCGCAGGAATGTAAAATCAGTCTACGCAACGCTGCACGAAGAAGAACAAGCTGTCAAAGAGGTATTGGAGTCATCCCGCTCCATGCGCAAACGTGTTGCTGATAAAGAACCAATACAGCAAGATGTTCCAATACCAACTACCACTGCAAGGCGCGGACGCCCACCTAAAAAAGGCATCAAGCGAGGTGAAGATGTTTCACCAATTAAGGGGGAACAGCAGAAAATGATGGAAGATGACACAGAGGTCAAAGAGAATTCCACCAATGTAGAGGGATGGCGTTCACCCCGCACACAGAAAGTGCAACAAATACAACTTACTTCACTTAACAAGAAAGGAGGTAAAATAGACAAACAGTCTGGGAGCACTACAGTGCTAGATGGACAAGCTGATTTGGCAAGTCGGGAACTCAATCCTAAAGCTGATTCTGAACTGTTTGTGAAGCTATCTGAAAACTCAAGCTCTCCACTGCACATAATTGAAAACGATCCAAAAGATTTGGTTGGAAATAGATCTACTGATGGGGACATTGAAAAGGAAGAAACCAGCTTTTCTGATAGGAGACAATTGCCTGAAAAGagtgttaaaataaaaacatcaaggCTGAAAAGAAATGCCAAGCAAGTCACTGAAGATAAATCACACAGCTTAAAAAACCTTGAGTTCCGTGTTAGTGTTGATGACGTTAAAGGTTTACTTCGTTCAGAGGATGATGAGCCAGAGTCATTTGAAGCATCCACTATTACCGAAACCAAGATTGTAGTTAAACAGAATGAGGAAACAACAATCAAAGGGTTTCCAATAGAGTCTAAAGAACTTGATGCACAGGAACAGGAAGACTCCCTATCAGAACCTGAACTTCCTGATGATCCAGCAACTCTCTTAGCACGGCAGATGGAACTAGAGCAGGCAGTTGAAAACATTGCCAAACTTACAGTTGAGCAAACTCCTCGACCGTATAAGGAGCCATCGTCACAGCAACCTACCATATTGCCTCCTGTAGTCGTAGAACCAGAAGTCGAGGTTGAAGAGGAGAAGCGAGCTAATCCTGCAAGCGAGACTGAACTTGCAGCCGCTATAGATTCCATTACAGCTGAAGAAATATTGGCAGATGCAGATAGTTTTGCAGCTCCTCCTCCTTACAATGCACTTATTCCTACCCCTGAATCCCTGACATCCACCTCCTCCAATGAGATTATGGAACCTGAAACACACATGGTGATCAACAGTATACTTGCTGCAGACTCAGATGAAGGTCCTCTGACACCAAGCCCAAAAGGGCTAATGGCAGAGTCCAAGGCAGCTGATGATACTCCTTTCCTTGAAACACCTAAAAAAACGGGCAGAGTTAAATCCAAAACCCCAAAGAAGTCAAGAGGTCGCAAAGCTGCAGCGAATAAGAAAGATACTGCTGAAGAGGTTCCACAAATAGAGCCCTCCCCAGTGAAGTTACCAGAGTCCATCTCAGAAGACCCAGAAACTATCAATTCAAAAGCAGCCACTGTTACAGCTGGGGCCACTGCAGCAGCTTCCGTGGTCACTGCCGTTGCAACTTGTAGGCGTGATGTGAAAAGTGCTATAACGGTAAAAACGCCTAAAGTGGCAGAACAGCCTGAAGTTGAACAGCCTGTACCCAAAGAATCTGCCTTTCATTCAGGCAAAAGCAACATCCCCGGCAGTAAAAAGCATCCAAAAGTAGAAGAACTACCTACCCCTACTCTTGCCCCTGCGCGCCCACAACCTATGTCCCAGTTCAGTATACCTCTGTTGCGGCCTGCCAAAATGCCAATTTCGCCAGACTGGCCTCCTAGAATTGAAGAAAGTAGAATCTATGTTGCACCTCCGTGTCACGTTACAGTGGTAACTCCTTCTCCACCATCATCGACTGCATTTGGAACCCCTTCAACAAATCCCCCATTGCCTCCTGACACCAAGGCCTCAGATATTGACCCTAGTTCTAGTACATTAAGAAAAATACTAATGGAACCTAAATATGTGACTGCATCAAACAGCAATTCTATACCTACCACAATGGTGACATCTGTACTGTCGGAACCATCACGTATGTCAGAGAATGAAAATCCCTCTGAAAAAGTAGGTTCAAGACAGTTACATCATGAAGAGAGACCGCCTTTACCCCCTCAGCCCATACACCACAAACCCTTTCCATTGTCAGAGTCCCAACAGAACTGTGGAGACAAGATCCAGCATACAGTTATTTCTCCTGTTACCTCTGTGATAAGTCGAATTCCAATGCCTTATGATACAGAGGAAACTCCACGGATATCTCTTAGCAACCGGAGCATTGGAATTTCTATTCCCAAGCAAAAGTTTAGATCAAACCCTAATGAGAATAATCGGTACCATGGCATGGATATAGTAGAAGATGGCACTAGAGCACGCTCTGTTGTTGAGTCCACTCCCTACAGTGCTAGCTCCAGTCCTGGCCTTAGGGTCAATACATCAGAGGGTGTTGTTGTTTTGAGTTATTCCAGTCAGAACACTGAAGGACCTCAGAGAATGAGGGCCAAAATTAGTCAAATTCCTCCAGCCAGTGTTGGTGATGTAGAGTTTCAGCAATCTGTATCAAAATCTTCAATAAAGCAGGACTCACTCATCACACCATCCCAGTCGCCTACCCCAAAAGTAGGCACAACACATACAGCTTACGGGCAAACAGGGGTTCACTTGACTGGCCAAGCGTATAACTCTCAACCTGTCATTTCCAGTAGGAAGCATGAGAGTATTGTGTGCGACAAATCTGATGCCCCTTATCACACAACAACCCAGGGGGGTGTTGTAAAGATGTACAAACAGCCAGTTAGTTCGCCTCAAGTCTTGATGTACAACCAAGCTGTGATACAGCAGCAGCATGGCAATAGAGGAATGGGGTCTGAACCTCTTCCAAAAAAAATTGACATTGGCAAAGCTATTCAGCAGTCTAACTTAAGCCCAGTCATGAGCCCACACCACCCATCACCATCTGGAAGCCGCATGAGCCCGAGCCCTAGCATCCCAACTGATCGGTCAGCTCTACACCAAAAGCAAGAACCCCAGTCCCCAAGAACAGCTATTCAATCCCCTTCACACTTTGTCAAAGCCTGTCCTCCAAGCACTGCTCCTAGAGGAACCTCTGTTGTTCTTGGTCATGGCATGCCACCAATGTCTACATATCATTCTAGTATGCATCACCCGCACTCAGAACAGTCCTCCGTCATAATACAACCTCACAGTGTCACTCAGGCAATGGCTCATGGAGCCAGGATGAACACCCCACCAATGTCTGCGATAAACTATGGAAGGCGAGGTGACTCCCTGTCTTCTTCCCACCAAGGACAATTACAACGCTCAAACACATCGCAGCCTAATGTTATCCGAGATTTGGTACTGCAATCCCATTCAACTCCCCAGGGGTCAGTATCAGGTGGGGGTGGCAGTAGTCTTAATGAAGAAGACAACAGACACTTTAACCAAGCCCTGAGGAGACCTTCTGTGCCCCAGCTCCAATCAGATGTAATGATGATTCACAGTGATCACCGGGTACTCCACCCAAGCATGCGCATGGATCAGTACAGAGACATGCACCATCGCCTCCTGATGCACCAGCAACTGGGAGAGCAGACTGCTGTAGAAGCAAGACAGTCCTCAGATAGGACAACTCCTTCAAGTAAAATCTCTGGACATTCAAAGAGTCCTATAGTGGTGAAAAACATTGATATTTCCACAAAAGAATCTCTCAAACCACTAGAAGGAAAGGTGATACATCCACCCCCCAGCGAAAGTAGAATAAGGGGAGTCCATGCATCTTCTCCTGTCCTGGTGTCTCCTCACCCACATGGGGTTCAGCTGATGCATCCAGGAGCGACAGGCTCCTTTCCAATATATCGCGACATGCGAGGCTTTCCATCCCAGTTTCCAGGACATCCTTCATCTGGACACAGTCTGCCTAATCAAGGCATAACATCTACACAG ATTCCTCAGGAGCCTGAGATGAGTCACAGGGGTAAAATCTCTCAGTCATATGGGGGAGGAAGTGATTCCAAGCCGGAGAGTTCCCATCTCCGCCATGCTACCTCTACCGACCTCTCCCACATTTCCCGAATATCTCGGGATACAGTCTCCCCCTCATACCAGTCTCCCATGTCGTCTCCTATGAGTCTTACTCACAAGCCAGATCTATCTGTACAGAAAGGCCCTCCAGCCTTCCTGCCAACACCTCCACCAGTTGCACCTCAATCAAGTTCGCTATATCCACGGCCTGATTCTAAGCTGGAGAATTCGGGGCATCGTTCCGTTGACATGGTGCAGCTTATGACG AAATACCCTATTGTATGGCAAGGTATGTTGGCACTGAAGAATGACCAGGCTGCTGTCCAGTTACACTTTGTTTCTGGCAACACCATACTGGCCCAGCGCTCGCTACCGCCCACAGAGGGAGGCCCTTTTCTCCGTATTGTCCAGAGGATGAGGCTTGAGGCTTCCCAGTTGGAGAGTGTGGCACGCAGAATGACT AATTATCATTCATGGCAGGTGGACAATGACTACTGTTTGCTACTGGCTTTACCCTGTGGTCGAGATCAAGAAGATGTCCTTGGTCAAACTCAAGCCTTGAAAAGTGGCTTCATCACCTACCTGCAGGCCAAACAGGCAGCTGGCATTATCAATGTGCCCAACCCTGGCTCTAATCAG CCAGCCTATGTGGTGCAGATTTTCCCACCGTGTGAATTTTCGGAGAGCCACCTTTCGCGTCTGGCCCCGGACCTTCTCAACAGCATCTCCAGCATTTCCCCTCACCTCATGATTGTCATTGCCTCTGTTTAA